The sequence GATTATGTCCGCGGAGGATTTTTCTTTCTTTATTCAATCGATTTTATTTACTAAATCAGAACGGATCCAGCCGAAATCAGATGGCGGGTTAATGTCCGCAAGAATTTTATACCAAACATAGCCGTCACTGCCTGTCATTTCATCGACAATGACAACCGGGTATCCGAAGGCAGCTTCAAAACCTGGATTTTTTGGCTTGTACGTGAACAATTTGTTGTCTGGAAGCACTTCCGGACTTGTCCGGACATTGACGCCCTCTTTACCTGTGTAATTAATGCTGCCAAGCCGGGCCTGTTGATAGTCGTTACTGCCAAGGAATTTGTCGATTTTCCACATATGTCCGGCTATTTTGCTGCCCCAGTTAGGGTCTGACGCATATTTGACGTTAAATCCGACAGCTTTATTGCCTGGCACAGCACCGTTGGAATGGGCACCAAGCGGATTGGCATAATTCAAGTTCATGTAGCGTTGAATGAACGCATTGATACTATTTTCAGGAGTGGCATAGACTTCTCCCATTTCAGGAGAAGAATCAAAGACTTTAATGCCGAAAATATTATTCTTTGTTTGCGCATTGACGCTCATGCCATAATCACTTTCGTGGATAGCTGTCGCTAAAATGAACATCGCGTTTACACGGTACGTTTCTTCTACTGTTTTTAAGTATTCTCCGAGACCAATCAGTTTCGATTTGGTCGTCGTATTGACATAGCGCGCAGCACCCGTATTTTGACGATCCTGCAAAGCGTATTGGATATATGCATTGAGCTCAGCCGCTGTATAGCTCGTCGGCTGGCGGACGGATTGAAATTGGAAGTATGGATAATGCGTATATACTTTTTTAGAACCAACTTCTGTGAAATGTACACCGTCAAGACTTGTATATGTAGCTGCATGCATCGTTGTTGGGACGGGTCCTATCGAATAGATGCCTCTCGTTTTTGTTAAGTTGTCATACGTATAATGGGTCAAGATGCTATTACTGTCGACCATATAATAATCGTAACCTGTTACTAGATCAGCAGGCACAAGATCAACTTCGCCATGTTTTGCGTAATAGGTAGTACCGGCTAGCTCAACGATGACGTAATCGCCACCACTGCCAATGTATTTCATTTCCCGTCCTTTTTGAACATACGTCACTTCATCACGCAAAGTTGAATTGCTGTAAAGGGAAGTAAGCTGTTTCGGGTTTTGGGACCCAAAAGCCCGTCCTGCCTTCATTTTGATGATTTTACTGCCTTTTTGGATGACATCGATG is a genomic window of Sporosarcina oncorhynchi containing:
- a CDS encoding S-layer homology domain-containing protein, whose product is MKKITTFTLLMLLVFAPLFQQSAEASTVTGHQMETELNYWIQKNVIRTDSKFNPNKAVTRAEFASYLARALDLPTSTKYTFKDLKVGSNLTIEIQNAAGAGLLSGYPDGTFKPSDKITRQQMAGMIYKAFRYMDLPIQKTDFTFKDSNQISANFKQPVSAAVYLGIIRGDHQKNGVYFKPKNSATIAHAAAFLFRMEAAANLLKPQTPTDPETPSTPPDVDPEIYKVSSISNGQIVPTTALFRTYEDALAVYNASSSIDVIQKGSKIIKMKAGRAFGSQNPKQLTSLYSNSTLRDEVTYVQKGREMKYIGSGGDYVIVELAGTTYYAKHGEVDLVPADLVTGYDYYMVDSNSILTHYTYDNLTKTRGIYSIGPVPTTMHAATYTSLDGVHFTEVGSKKVYTHYPYFQFQSVRQPTSYTAAELNAYIQYALQDRQNTGAARYVNTTTKSKLIGLGEYLKTVEETYRVNAMFILATAIHESDYGMSVNAQTKNNIFGIKVFDSSPEMGEVYATPENSINAFIQRYMNLNYANPLGAHSNGAVPGNKAVGFNVKYASDPNWGSKIAGHMWKIDKFLGSNDYQQARLGSINYTGKEGVNVRTSPEVLPDNKLFTYKPKNPGFEAAFGYPVVIVDEMTGSDGYVWYKILADINPPSDFGWIRSDLVNKID